The nucleotide window CTCGGCTTCCCGTTCGTGCTGCTTGGCGTTGAGCACGTTGTGCGGGACCTTGCGCTTCTTGAGCAGGTGGGAGAGCAGCTCGGACTTCTCGATGGACACGGTGCCCACCAGCGTGGGCTGGCCGCGCCGGTAGCAGTCCTCGATGTCCTCGGCAATGGCCTGGTACTTCTGCTCCTGGGTCTTGTAGATGGCGTCGGGGTTGTCCTTGCGGATCATCTTCTGGTTGGTGGGGATGACGATGACCTCGAGCCCGTAGATCTGGTTGAACTCCACGGCCTCGGTGTCGGCGGTGCCGGTCATGCCCGCCAGCTTGTCGTACATGCGGAAGAAATTCTGGAAGGTGATGGACGCGAGCGTCTGGTTCTCGGCCTCGACCTTGACGTTCTCCTTGGCCTCGATGGCCTGGTGCAGCCCGTCGGATAAGCGGCGGCCCGGCATGAGGCGGCCGGTGAACTCGTCCACCAGCACCACCTGGTTGTCCTTGACGATGTATTCCACGTCCTTGAGGAAGCAGTAGTGGGCCTTGACCGCCTGGAGCACGTGGTGCTGCAGCGAGATGTTCTGCGGATCGAACAGGTTGTCCACTTCCAGGAGCTTCTCGATCTTCTCCACGCCCGCGTCGGTCAGGGTGATGGCCTTGGTCTTCTCGTCGAGCACGAAATCGCCGTCCGGGACGGCGTCCTTGTCCTCGGGGTCCGTGGGCGAGGACTTCTTGAGCTTGGGCACGATGGCGTCGATGCGGCGGTAGAGGCCCGAGGATTTCTCGCCGGGACCGGAGATGATCAGCGGGGTCCGCGCCTCGTCGATGAGGATGGAGTCCACCTCATCCACGATGGCGAAGTTCAGGGGCCGCTGGACCAGCTGCTCCTTGTAGAACTTCATGTTGTCGCGCAGGTAGTCGAAGCCGAATTCGTTGTTGGTGCCGTAGGTGATGTCCGCGGCGTAGGCGGCCTGGCGCTCCTGGTCGTTGAGGCCGTGCACGATCACGCCGTAGGTCAGGCCCAGGAAGTTGTACAGCTGGCCCATCCACTCGGCGTCGCGCGCGGCCAGGTAGTCGTTGACCGTGACCACGTGCACGCCCTTGCCGGACAGGGCATTGAGCACCACGGCCAGGGTGGCGACCAGCGTCTTGCCCTCACCGGTCTTCATTTCCGCGATCTTGCCCTGGTGCAGGACCATGCCGCCGATAAGCTGCACGTCGAAGTGGCGCATGGGCGGGTCAAAGGCGCGTCTGCCCGCCTCGCGCACCAGCGCGAAGCACTCGGGCAGCAGGTCGTCCAGGGTCTTTTCGCCTGCGGCTACCTGTTCCTTCCACTCGGCGATCCTGGCCGGGAAGTCCGCGTCGGACAGGGCTTCCATCTGCGGTTCGAGCGCATTGACCTGCTCGATGATCGGGTTGAGCTTCTTGAGATATCGGTCGTTCTTGGAACCGAAGAGCATTTTCAGCATTATACGTGGTCTCCTGAAGAGTTATGTACCTACCGGCGTGCAAAAAGACGGGGCCGACGCCCCGCCGCTGATTCCGTACATATAGTCATGAGCCGGAAAGTCAACGACAGTCGGGTGAAAAACGGGATTTTCCCGACCGAAAGGGGATAGCACAAGGAAGGCCGCCCGTAAAACGGACGGCCTCTGGAAAACGGAATGGGTTATGCCACTATTCGGCGGACGGAGCAGACGCCATCGCCTCCTGCCGCAGCCGAAGTTTTTCGTACCAGACAGGCAAAGTGACGAAAGCCACGAGAGAAACGATACAAGCCACCGCCAGCAACAGGATAAAGGGGAGCACGGGAAAACCTCCGTCCTGGGCCTCGCCGCCGGATGGACCAAGCACCGTCACGAACAAAATTTGCAGCACGATCATCGGCAAAATCGTCATCACCAGCGAACCGACCATCCGCCAGACATGCCCTTTGGTCATGGCCAGCGCCTCTTTGACTTTAACGACCCGGCCCGTAGCTGCGCCCGGGATCATGACGGCCAGTCGAAGCATCAGCCCGAATCCCGCCAACCAACCAATGAATGCGAAAATGACACCTGCGGTGAACAGGCCGGTGCTGATTTCCCCGCCCGGCCCCGCCCCGTACAGAATTATCAGAATGAACGGCAGCATTCCTATCAGCATAGGCAGGGCCATTCCCAGATACGCGATGAGCCCGCGAACAAAAACGCGCCACATGGCCAACACCATGTTCTTTGGGAAAAAGTCATCCTCACCGCGCATCTGGGAGATAGCCGTGTGGTTCAGCATCACATAAACGAAGCAACTCACCACCATCACACAGGCAAACCCTACGATGCCCACGACCGCCGCCAGGTCGGGATAGGCCAATTGAATCCCCACCATCAGCAGGGACGGCATTATGCCGAGAATCATCACCCCCACGAGTGTTCCCTTCCTGGCCCAACTGACCGCCAGCGCTTCCTTGACCACCGCAACAGGAGAAATCTTGTCCGACATGTATACCTACCTCATGATTTCCAACCAGTGTCCCACCATCACCCCTTCCGGGGCGGTTGCCGAAAGCTGGGCCAGACAGGCGGAGCAGCCCGTGAGCAGGACCTCCGCGCCGTCAAGCGCGGCCCAGCACTCGCGATTGACCGGGTCGGTGGCGCCGGGCGCGGCCAACCGCATGACGCCGCCGAAGCCGCAGCACTGCCTGTCCGTGGCCGCGACCAGCCGGTCTCCGAGCATTGTGGTGAGCAGCGCCCGGTCCGGGTCCGCCTTCCCCGCGTGGCAGGGGTGGTGATAGCCCAACGTTTTCGGCAGGTTGTCGGTTATCATGAAGCGCACATCATGTAAACCAATCGATAACGGAAACATGGATTCCAACCAGAACGTGCACTCCGCCTCGTCTTCAAAACACCCGGCGTATCCTTTCAGACCGGCCAGGCAGGAGGTGCAGAAGGTGACGATCTTGGGCCTGCCCGCCTCGCGCCAGACCGCCACGTTCTTCTCGGCCATCTCCCGGCTCTCTTCCTCGAAACCCGCGCACTTGAGACCCGAGCCGCAGCAGGCGAAGTCGCCGGAAATGACGTCCACGCCCAGCCCGTCCAGGAGCTTGAGCGCGGCCATGAGCCAGCGCCCCTGCACGAAGTTCGCGGTGCAGCCCGCGAACAGGAGCATCCGCTCGCCGCGCCATGTATCGGGATATTTCTCGATCTCGACAAACGGGTCCAGGCCGGGGCCGCCCGACATCCCGGCCAGCATCTTGAGCATGGGGCCGAGCTTTTCGGTGTGAAACGCATGGGGAATGAGCTTGGCCGCTGCCGAACCGGCGGGCCAGAGCTGTTTGGCGCGGGTCAGCCATGTCTTCCACAGCCACGCCTTGAAATCAGGGTGCGCGCCGCGCAGTCCGGCCACCAGCGCGGGTACGTCCACGCCCTGGGAACAGACCTCGGCGCACCGGCCGCAGCCCAGGCACAACCCGGCCAGCCGGGCCGCCTCGACCTCGGACAACTCGCCGGGATTCTCCGCCAGCACGCGGCACAACTCGGCCTTGGCGCGCGGGCTCAGTTCCTCGCGGTTGGTGGCGCGCAGAAGCGGACACACTTCCATGCACTTGCCGCACAAGATGCAGTGATTCGACATGGCCTATGTCCTAACTCGTACCGACGCGGATTGACAACGGTGCCGTATTGTTCAGGTGGTATCGGCTGCAAGGCGCAAGTGAAATCCGGGGCCGTGGCGTATTCCGCATACGCGAGGGTCCGGATTTGCCGCAGCAACGCAGCAGACGGTGCCGCATGGACAATACGGCTACCACCCCTTTCCGGGGTTCATGATGTCGTTGGGATCGAAAACCTTTTTGATGTCCGCCATGATCCGCAACTCGTCCGCCGAGAGCTGCTCGGGCACAAACGAGGCCTTGGCCAGCCCGGTGCCGTGCTCGCCGGAGATGGTGCCGCCGAGGCGCAGGGCCAGCCGGAACAATTCGTCCTTGATCGTGTGGGCCGTGGCCCGTTCGCCCTCTGCCGCGCCGTCGAACATGATGTTGGCGTGGATGTTGCCGTCGCCCAGATGGCCGTAGCAGAGCACGGGCAGGCCGTATTCGTCGCCGGTGCGGTGGATGGTCTCCACGAGCTCGCCGACCTTGGAGCGCGGCACGGCGATGTCCTCGGACACCTTGTCGGGCCGCAGCCGGTAGGAGCCGGGCGAGATGGAACGCCGCACGTCCCAGATGGCCTCCTCGGCCTCGTCGACGCCCACTTCCACGGACAGGGGACGCACGGCGTCGAGCGCCTGCGTCAGCCGCCGGACCTCGGCGTCCACCCCTTCGCTCGTGCCGTCCACCTTGAACAGGAGCGCGCCCTTGGCCTTCTGCGCCACCGGGATGTCGTTGCCCATGCGCACCACGTCCAGGACCGTCCCGTCCATGAACTCGCAGGCCGACGGCAGCAGCCCGGCCCGGAACACGGCCCGGGCCCCGTCCATGCAGGTGGCCAGGTCGCGGAAGCCGACCAGCACCGAGGCCGAGGCCTCGGGCAGGGGCACCAACTTGACCGTCACCTCGGTGATCAGGCCGAGCTTGCCCGCCGAGCCGACAAAGAGCCGCTTCAGGTCCAGGCCGACCACGTCCTTGTGCGCCCGGCCGCCCATGGTCAGGATGCGTCCGCCGGGCAGGACCGCTTCCAGGCCGAGCACCCAGTCGCGGGTCACGCCGTACTTCACGGCCCGGAGCCCGCCCGCGCAGGTGGCGATGTTGCCGCCCACGGTGGAAGTCTTCACGCTGGCCGGGTCGGGTGGATAGAAAAGCCGTTGTTTCGCGCACGCGGCCTGGAGGTCCGCAGTGACCACGCCGGGCTGGAGCACCGCCGCGAAGTCTTGCCCGTCGATGTCGATGATCGTGTTCATGCGCAGCAGGGAGACCACCACCCCGCCATGGATCGGCACCACCGCGCCCACCTGGTTGGTGGCCCGCGCCCGGGGAACCACGGGCATGCGCTCTGCATCGGCCCAGCGCAACAGCTCGGCCACCTGCCCGCGATTCTCCGGCCGGACGACCGCCAGGGGCATGGCCCGCTCGCGGCCCGCGTCCGTGGCGAACACGTTCATTGCCTCGGGCGTGAGCAGACACCCGTCTCCGGGAAACAGATCGGTCAAAAAGGCTTCATGCGCCTTGGTCAGGGCTTGGGCGTACGGCATGGCAGAAAACTACGGCCGGACCGCCGGGGTGTCAATGAAAGCAAACGTCCCGACCGTATGGCGGCAGCCTCGGCAGGCAAACGGACATCGAACCGGACATAAATTGGAACCGTTATTGCCCCGAAGAGTAAACCGTGCTACATTTATACATATTTTCGATCTGGGGCGGTCATTAACCGGACAGGATGTCGGACTCATGAAAAGAACGGGACAACGTTTTCTCTGGCTGGTCCTTTGTGCATTGCTGCTCGCCGCTCTCCCGACGAACTCCCTCGCTGCGGTCGAATTGCCCTCCGTAACCTTCGTCAGCCCCTCCATGGCTTCCAAGCGGCCCTTCTGGAACGACTTTATCGCCTTCATGAAGGTCGCGGCTGAAGACCTCGGAATAAACCTGACCGTGCTTGAAGCCGACAACCGTTTCGAGGTGAACGACCTGGTCCGCAAAACGCTGTCCGGCCAGGCCAGGCCCGATTACCTGGTGAGCATCTACCAGGCGGACACCACCATAGCCACCCTGACCATGGCCCGCGACGCCGGGGTGAAGACGCTCATCGTCAACACCGACGTCGTCGACGCCGAGAGGGCCGCAGCCGGTTCCCCGCGAGGGATCTACCCGTCCTGGATCGGGCACATATTCCCTGACGACGCCTCGGCCGGGCGCATGCTGGCAAAACGACTGTTTGACCGGGCCGGGCAGATGAATCTCCGGGCTCCGGACGGGAAAATCCATGTCATCGGCCTCGGGGGCAGCCATACGGCCACTTCTTCCTCGCACAGAAGGACCGGGTTGTTGTCCGCCGTGGCGGATTTTCCCGACGTGGTCGTGGACCAATTCGTCCTCGCCTACTGGAAGCGGGAAGTGTCGCGCCAGAAGGCCGTGAAGCTCCTGTCCCTCTACCCCGACGCAACGGTATTCTGGGCCATCAACGACCACACCGCCATGGGGGTCCTGGACGCCATGGACAAGAGGGGGGCCGTGCCCGGCAAGGACATCCTGACCGGGGGCATAGACTGGTCCCCGGAGTGCGTGGGAAAGGTGCTGAACGGGAGCATGGTGACCACCATCGGCGGCCATTTCATGGAGGGGGCCTGGGCGCTGTTGCTGCTTCTGGACTACCACAACGGCCACGACTTCGCCCAGCCGGACCCGACGCTGCATTCGGAGATGCGCATCATCGACAGCGACACCGCCCACAGGTTTCTTCCGGTCCTCGACCGCGACAACTGGCCGTCCATCGACTTCAGGCGGTTGAGCAAAACGTACAACCCCGGACTGGAGAAGTACGACTTCAGCCCGGACGCCGTGGCCCGCCAGCTCTCCGAACAATAACGGCCCGCTCCCGGACGAACTACTCCATTTCCACCCAGACGGTATCGTCCCGGGAGCTCTCAAGGCACGCCTCGATGAAGCGCACGCCGCGCACGCCGTCCTCCCCGGTGGGAAAATCCACGGGCGCGTTTGATATGAGGGTGTCGCAGAACGCCCGATAGATGTTGGCAAAGGCCATCAGCCACCCCTCGGGATGACCGGCCGGGGTATGCGAATAGGCCATGGCCCCGGGCAGCAGATCGGGCGAGCCGCGCACGATGGTCCGGGCGGACTCGCCCAGCGGCATGTACCGGAGATGCTCCGCATCCTCCTGAAACCATTCCAGGCCGCCCCGGTCGCCGAAGACCCGCAATTTCAAGCCGTTGACCATGCCCGTGGCCGCCTGGGAGTACCAGTACATGCCGCGCGCGCCGCCCGCGTATTCGGTCAGGATGGCGCCGTTGTCGTCCAGCTCGCGGCCCTCCACCAGGGAATCCAGCCGGGCGGCCAGCCGGGTCAGCTTGAGCCCGGTGACGTGGGGCACCAGGTATTCGATGTGCGAACCCACGTCGCCCAGGGACAGGGTGCCGCCGCTGCGCTCCGGGTCCGCCCGCCAGCTCGCCTGGGTGTGGCCGGTGGCTTCCAGCAGCTCGGCCAGCCATCCCTGCGGGTACTCGGCGTTGACGAATCGGACCTCCCCGATGTCGCCGCGCGCGATCATCTCCCGCATCTGGCGGACCATGGGATAGCCCGCGTAGGTATAGGTCACGGCCAGGTGGAGGCCGCCGGCGCGGGCAAGCCCGACCAGTTCCTCGGCCTGGGCCGAAGTGTGGGTGAACGGCTTGTCGCACATGACGTTGATGCCGTTCTCCAGGCACGTCTTCACGTTGGGGTAATGGGCCTCGTTGGAGGTGACCACCACGGCGAAATCGATATCGCCCGCCTCGAGCCGGGCCATCTCCTCGGGCGTGGCGTAGAGCCTGTCCTCGTCCAGGCCGAGTTCCAGGCCGAGTTCCCGCGTCTTTTCCAGATCGCGGGAAAAGCATCCCGCCACCAGTGTCGCCTGCCCGTTGAGGGCCAGGGCGTTGCGGTGCACCGCGCCCACGAATGCGCCGGGGCCGCCGCCGATCATTGCGTATTTAAGCATGGGAGCCTCCTGCCCGGAGCATACCCCAAAACACTCGAGGCAAAAAGAGGTGATGCGGCCCAACAACGAACTTGCTCCTTTTCCCCTGAAACTATAACCTACCGTCTACAGCCCCTCGCATAAGCAACCGAAAACTGGAAAAGCATGAAACGCCTGTCCGCAATAATCGCACTCTGCCTGTGCCTGCTCCCCCTCGTCCCCTCCGGTTCGGCTGCGCGGACGCCCATACGGGTGGCCTTCATCTCCCCCTCGCCACAGGGGGAACAGCCCTTCTGGGATGAATTCGCGGCCTTCATGCAGGAGGCCGCCCGGGACCTCGGCATGGAGCTCGAAGTGGTCTACGCAAGACATCGCTTCGAGGTGGAGGAAAATGCCGACCAGATCGCCCACCAAAAGGCCAAGCCGGACTATCTCGTCTACATGTATCAGGCCACCAGCACCCGGAACATGCTGCCCATGCTCGAACAGATGGGCATCAAGTCGGTCATCGTCAACACGGACACCATCCCGCTGGAACGGCCGCTGGTCGGAGGCCCGCGGGAAATCTACCCGCACTGGATCGGGCACATATATCCCGACGACCTCCTGGCCGGGCGCATGCTGGCGGACCGCCTGATCCACCAGGGCATCGAGAATGGACTGACGGACAATGACAGGTTGCTGCACATGGTCGGCATCGGCGGATCAAGGGACGCCACCTCGGGCACCTACAGGATGAACGGGCTGATGCAGGCCCTTGAGAACAACCCCAGAGCCGTGCTGGACCGGTTCGTCTGGGCGGAGTGGCAGCGGGACAAGGCCCGGACCAAGACCCTGGCCCTGCTGGACTACCATCCCGACGCCCGGGTGTACTGGGCCGTGCACGGAGACACCGCCCTCGGCATCCTGGACGCGGTCGAGGAGTTGGGCATCAAGGCCGGAAAGAGTTTTCTCACCGGAGGCATCGGCTGGTCGGCGGACTGCCTCCAGGCCGTGAGGGAAGGCCGCATGGAGGCCGCCATCGGCGGGCACTTCATGGAGGGCGCGTGGGCCCTGGTCATGATCCTCGATTACCACCACGGACACGATTTCGCCGCGCCCGATCCGACCCTGCAATCCGAAATGCGCCTCATCGACAACTCCAACCTCGACACCTACGCACCGCTTCTCGACCCCGACAACTGGAAGAAGATCGACTTCAGGCTGTTCAGCAAAACGTATAATTCCCGCATCACGGAATACGATTTCAGCCCCGACGCCGTTGTCCGGCAGTTGAGCGGGAATTGACGCCTGCGCCGTCTGGCAAGCCGGGCTCCCCTGTGCTATCTCTCCACTTCATGGGCTTTTTCGCAAAATTGCTGCCGACCAAACGGATCGGCGACCTGGGCGAGGACGCCGCCGCCCGGTATCTCGAGTCCAAGGGGCTGCGCGTGCTGGACCGCAACTGGCGGTTCCGGCAGTGGGAGCTGGACCTGGTCTGCCGCGACCGCGACACCATCGTGTTCGTGGAGGTCAAGACGCGCAGGGCGGGCTCCATGACGAGCCCGGCGGACGGATTGACCCCGAAGAAGCGCGCCCGGCTGGTCAAGGCGGCCAGCCGGTACCTGACGGAAAAGGCGCTGTGGGACGAGCCCTGCCGGTTCGACCTGGCCGCAGTCACGGACTCCGGGACATCCATGGACGTGGAACACACCGAAAACGCATTCGACCTGACCGGGATGGAATAATGACGGATACCGGAACACTCTGGGTGGTGGCCACCCCCCTGGGCAATGTGGACGATCTCTCGCCCCGCGCCCGCGCCGTGCTGGAAGACGCCGACGTGGTCCTGGCCGAGGACACCCGCCGGGCCGGGCTGCTCTTCCAGCGGCTCGGACTCGCCAGGCACGGACGGCTGATGTCCTTTTTCGAGCACAACGAGGACAAGCGGCTGCCCAAGGTCGTGGGCTTCCTCGAAGACGGGCTCGACGTCGCCCTCATCTCGGACGCGGGCACCCCGCTGCTGTCCGACCCCGGCTTCACCCTGGTCCGCGCCTGCCGCGACCAGGATATTCCGGTCAGGCCCGTGCCCGGCCCCAGCGCGCCGGTGACCGCCCTGTCCGCCTCGGGCCTGCCGCCCCTGCCCTACACCTTTCTCGGGTTCGCCCCGCGCAAGAAATCCCAGACCGAGAAACTCCTCAAGGCCCACCGCGACACCGGCGCCACCCTGGTCCTGTTCGAACGCAAGTCCCGCCTTGCGGGCACCCTCGGCATCGCCTTCGACATCCTGGGCGACCGCGAGTTCTGCGTGGCCCGCGAGCTGACCAAAGAGTATGAGGAATTCATCCGGGGCACCCTGGGCGACCTCGACAGCGTGGATCTCGACCTGCGCGGCGAGTTGACCGTCATCATCGCCCCGGCCGGAGCGACCGGCGATGCGGGCGAGGACACGATCCGCGAGTTGATCGACGAGGAGGCCGGGGCCGGGGGCAAGCCCAAGGAAATCGCCCGCAGGGTGGCCGACCGGGTGACGGGCTGGACGTCCAAGGAAGTCTATGCCCTGATGCGGGACTGATCTTTCCCGGACAAACCGAAAGGCCGGAAGCGGGATATCCCGCTTCCGGCCTTTCGATTTGTATTTCAGCCGCGAAGCGCCCTAACTTCCGTACAGTGCGCCCTTGCGGAAGAAGCAGTAGAAGTCGCCCTGGTCGAACAGGCCGGGATGGCGCCGCTCGAAACGGGCGGCAATGCGGAACAGCGCCGGGCACCTGTGCCGGGCGAGCCCTCCGATGAAATGGCCGAGGCTCGCGCCCAGCGCCATCAAGGCGACCAGCAGCACCCCGTCCACAAAGAAAAGATCCAGTTCCATTTCCATAATACATACCTCCCGAATAAGAATCAGAACCAAAGCATAGGCTTTTCCGGCGGCGAATCAACCCCCCTTTTCAAATCCTTTTATTCACATGGCGTCGCCCCGGGTGTGCAGAATCCGGCCCGGCTTGACTTCTCCCCGCGACTGGCCCAAATAGCACCCCATGAGCCTGAACGCCGCCTGCCGCAAAGTCCTTGACGGGCGCGACCTCGCGGATTCCGAGATCCGATACCTCATCGAACTCCCCGACGAGCGCCTCGGCGAATTCCTGCCCCTCGCACACCGCATAAAAACGGCCCGCTTCACCAATGCGGTGGGATTGTGCGCCATCATCAACGCCAAGTCCGGGACCTGTTCCGAGGACTGCTCGTTCTGCGCCCAGTCGGGCCACCACCGGGGGGAAAGCCCGGTGTATCCGCTGCTGCCCGCCGACGACATCGAGAAGGCCGCCGTTGCCGCACAAGGTCACGGCGTGACCCGCTTCGGCATCGTGGCCAGCGGCAAGCTGGTGGGCGGCAGGGACCTGGACGGCTTTGCCGAATCCGTGCGCCGGGTGGCGGCCCTGGGCATGGCCCCGGACCTTTCGCCCGGCATCCTTGACCGCTCGCAATTAAAAACATTGAAACATGCCGGGTTGAAGGGCTATCATCACAACCTGGAAACATCGGCCTCGTTCTTCCCCCGCATGTGCTCCACGCACGCGTACGAGGAGGACGTGGCCGCGGTGCGCGCCGGGATCGACGCCGGGCTGCACGTCTGCTCCGGCGGCATCTTCGGCATCGGCGAATCGTGGGACGACCGGGTGGAGCTGGCCCTGCTCCTGAGGGAACTGAAGGTACACTCCGTGCCCGTCAACTTCCTCCACCCCGTCCCGGGCACGCCGCTGGAAAACCGGCCCGTGCTCTCGCCGGAAGAAGCGCTGAAGATCGTGGCCCTGTTCCGCTTCCTGCTGCCGGACCGGCACCTGCGCATCTGCGGCGGGCGGCCCACCGTGTTCGGCGAAACGCGCAAAAGCGAACTGCTCACGTCCGGGGCCAGCGGCCTCATGGTCGGGGACTACCTGACCACGCGGGGCAACAGCGTCCGCTCGGACCTGGATGACATCAACCGCGCCGGCCTGGTTCCGGCGGCATCATAACGGATGACAATGACCGAAAATTCAATGCTCGACCTGCACCGGCTCGTCTGGACCGCGCTCATGGCCGCCCTCATCGGCGCAGGCGCATACCTCATCGTGCCCATAGGCCCCGTGCCCATCTCCATGCAGCCGCTGTTCATC belongs to Pseudodesulfovibrio portus and includes:
- a CDS encoding YraN family protein; its protein translation is MGFFAKLLPTKRIGDLGEDAAARYLESKGLRVLDRNWRFRQWELDLVCRDRDTIVFVEVKTRRAGSMTSPADGLTPKKRARLVKAASRYLTEKALWDEPCRFDLAAVTDSGTSMDVEHTENAFDLTGME
- the secA gene encoding preprotein translocase subunit SecA, translated to MLKMLFGSKNDRYLKKLNPIIEQVNALEPQMEALSDADFPARIAEWKEQVAAGEKTLDDLLPECFALVREAGRRAFDPPMRHFDVQLIGGMVLHQGKIAEMKTGEGKTLVATLAVVLNALSGKGVHVVTVNDYLAARDAEWMGQLYNFLGLTYGVIVHGLNDQERQAAYAADITYGTNNEFGFDYLRDNMKFYKEQLVQRPLNFAIVDEVDSILIDEARTPLIISGPGEKSSGLYRRIDAIVPKLKKSSPTDPEDKDAVPDGDFVLDEKTKAITLTDAGVEKIEKLLEVDNLFDPQNISLQHHVLQAVKAHYCFLKDVEYIVKDNQVVLVDEFTGRLMPGRRLSDGLHQAIEAKENVKVEAENQTLASITFQNFFRMYDKLAGMTGTADTEAVEFNQIYGLEVIVIPTNQKMIRKDNPDAIYKTQEQKYQAIAEDIEDCYRRGQPTLVGTVSIEKSELLSHLLKKRKVPHNVLNAKQHEREAEIVLEAGQKKKVTIATNMAGRGTDIKLGEGVRELGGLHIIGTERHESRRIDNQLRGRSGRQGDPGSSRFYLALDDDLMRLFGSDRLTGIMEKLGLEDGMAIENKMVSNAIEKSQTRVEGHHYEIRKQLLEYDDVMNQQREAIYGLRHDLMKAETVEEIAREYATDLLEDILEPALAMKGEDQEVVDSVRARLEEVFNFERFKEWPDVSLPAREQADAWVEEIFGYLRASTGDHYEPILRYFLLDSLDRNWKEHLLNMDHLRDGIGLRGYGQKDPKQEYKREGFALFSELVYTIKENAMRAFSHLRIEAEVKDEEFKHEGSEDLEYTDHESAKEKKPATVKKDPKVSRNAPCPCGSGKKYKKCCGA
- the rsmI gene encoding 16S rRNA (cytidine(1402)-2'-O)-methyltransferase; the encoded protein is MTDTGTLWVVATPLGNVDDLSPRARAVLEDADVVLAEDTRRAGLLFQRLGLARHGRLMSFFEHNEDKRLPKVVGFLEDGLDVALISDAGTPLLSDPGFTLVRACRDQDIPVRPVPGPSAPVTALSASGLPPLPYTFLGFAPRKKSQTEKLLKAHRDTGATLVLFERKSRLAGTLGIAFDILGDREFCVARELTKEYEEFIRGTLGDLDSVDLDLRGELTVIIAPAGATGDAGEDTIRELIDEEAGAGGKPKEIARRVADRVTGWTSKEVYALMRD
- a CDS encoding Gfo/Idh/MocA family protein; protein product: MLKYAMIGGGPGAFVGAVHRNALALNGQATLVAGCFSRDLEKTRELGLELGLDEDRLYATPEEMARLEAGDIDFAVVVTSNEAHYPNVKTCLENGINVMCDKPFTHTSAQAEELVGLARAGGLHLAVTYTYAGYPMVRQMREMIARGDIGEVRFVNAEYPQGWLAELLEATGHTQASWRADPERSGGTLSLGDVGSHIEYLVPHVTGLKLTRLAARLDSLVEGRELDDNGAILTEYAGGARGMYWYSQAATGMVNGLKLRVFGDRGGLEWFQEDAEHLRYMPLGESARTIVRGSPDLLPGAMAYSHTPAGHPEGWLMAFANIYRAFCDTLISNAPVDFPTGEDGVRGVRFIEACLESSRDDTVWVEME
- a CDS encoding ABC transporter substrate-binding protein; the protein is MKRLSAIIALCLCLLPLVPSGSAARTPIRVAFISPSPQGEQPFWDEFAAFMQEAARDLGMELEVVYARHRFEVEENADQIAHQKAKPDYLVYMYQATSTRNMLPMLEQMGIKSVIVNTDTIPLERPLVGGPREIYPHWIGHIYPDDLLAGRMLADRLIHQGIENGLTDNDRLLHMVGIGGSRDATSGTYRMNGLMQALENNPRAVLDRFVWAEWQRDKARTKTLALLDYHPDARVYWAVHGDTALGILDAVEELGIKAGKSFLTGGIGWSADCLQAVREGRMEAAIGGHFMEGAWALVMILDYHHGHDFAAPDPTLQSEMRLIDNSNLDTYAPLLDPDNWKKIDFRLFSKTYNSRITEYDFSPDAVVRQLSGN
- a CDS encoding FAD-binding oxidoreductase; protein product: MPYAQALTKAHEAFLTDLFPGDGCLLTPEAMNVFATDAGRERAMPLAVVRPENRGQVAELLRWADAERMPVVPRARATNQVGAVVPIHGGVVVSLLRMNTIIDIDGQDFAAVLQPGVVTADLQAACAKQRLFYPPDPASVKTSTVGGNIATCAGGLRAVKYGVTRDWVLGLEAVLPGGRILTMGGRAHKDVVGLDLKRLFVGSAGKLGLITEVTVKLVPLPEASASVLVGFRDLATCMDGARAVFRAGLLPSACEFMDGTVLDVVRMGNDIPVAQKAKGALLFKVDGTSEGVDAEVRRLTQALDAVRPLSVEVGVDEAEEAIWDVRRSISPGSYRLRPDKVSEDIAVPRSKVGELVETIHRTGDEYGLPVLCYGHLGDGNIHANIMFDGAAEGERATAHTIKDELFRLALRLGGTISGEHGTGLAKASFVPEQLSADELRIMADIKKVFDPNDIMNPGKGW
- the bioB gene encoding biotin synthase BioB gives rise to the protein MSLNAACRKVLDGRDLADSEIRYLIELPDERLGEFLPLAHRIKTARFTNAVGLCAIINAKSGTCSEDCSFCAQSGHHRGESPVYPLLPADDIEKAAVAAQGHGVTRFGIVASGKLVGGRDLDGFAESVRRVAALGMAPDLSPGILDRSQLKTLKHAGLKGYHHNLETSASFFPRMCSTHAYEEDVAAVRAGIDAGLHVCSGGIFGIGESWDDRVELALLLRELKVHSVPVNFLHPVPGTPLENRPVLSPEEALKIVALFRFLLPDRHLRICGGRPTVFGETRKSELLTSGASGLMVGDYLTTRGNSVRSDLDDINRAGLVPAAS
- a CDS encoding ABC transporter substrate-binding protein; protein product: MKRTGQRFLWLVLCALLLAALPTNSLAAVELPSVTFVSPSMASKRPFWNDFIAFMKVAAEDLGINLTVLEADNRFEVNDLVRKTLSGQARPDYLVSIYQADTTIATLTMARDAGVKTLIVNTDVVDAERAAAGSPRGIYPSWIGHIFPDDASAGRMLAKRLFDRAGQMNLRAPDGKIHVIGLGGSHTATSSSHRRTGLLSAVADFPDVVVDQFVLAYWKREVSRQKAVKLLSLYPDATVFWAINDHTAMGVLDAMDKRGAVPGKDILTGGIDWSPECVGKVLNGSMVTTIGGHFMEGAWALLLLLDYHNGHDFAQPDPTLHSEMRIIDSDTAHRFLPVLDRDNWPSIDFRRLSKTYNPGLEKYDFSPDAVARQLSEQ
- a CDS encoding (Fe-S)-binding protein, giving the protein MSNHCILCGKCMEVCPLLRATNREELSPRAKAELCRVLAENPGELSEVEAARLAGLCLGCGRCAEVCSQGVDVPALVAGLRGAHPDFKAWLWKTWLTRAKQLWPAGSAAAKLIPHAFHTEKLGPMLKMLAGMSGGPGLDPFVEIEKYPDTWRGERMLLFAGCTANFVQGRWLMAALKLLDGLGVDVISGDFACCGSGLKCAGFEEESREMAEKNVAVWREAGRPKIVTFCTSCLAGLKGYAGCFEDEAECTFWLESMFPLSIGLHDVRFMITDNLPKTLGYHHPCHAGKADPDRALLTTMLGDRLVAATDRQCCGFGGVMRLAAPGATDPVNRECWAALDGAEVLLTGCSACLAQLSATAPEGVMVGHWLEIMR